One Sphingomonas sp. LHG3406-1 genomic window carries:
- a CDS encoding TadE/TadG family type IV pilus assembly protein: protein MSARFFHSRLLRHRSGSAAAEMALITPLLMALMFGSAELGNWFLTNHAVIKQVRDGARFGSRLTLNASYACQAGALATNSTVFQDGSANTKIINVTKTGSVDGTASGRFGGADSSFWTACNQGEQPVSVSVRCVPKGSYAGLYTDVSGSIPVVSVTANVQYPSILGNLGINTAGLCVTGSSEAAVVGI from the coding sequence ATGAGCGCTCGCTTCTTCCATTCCCGCTTGCTTCGGCACCGGTCCGGCAGTGCTGCCGCAGAGATGGCGTTGATCACGCCGCTGCTCATGGCACTGATGTTCGGCAGCGCAGAGCTGGGTAACTGGTTTCTCACCAACCATGCGGTCATCAAGCAGGTGCGTGACGGCGCGAGATTCGGTTCTCGCCTCACGCTCAACGCATCCTATGCCTGTCAGGCCGGCGCTCTCGCGACCAACAGCACCGTGTTCCAGGACGGCTCCGCCAATACGAAGATCATCAACGTGACGAAGACCGGTTCGGTGGACGGTACTGCTAGCGGGCGCTTCGGTGGCGCCGACAGCAGTTTCTGGACCGCTTGCAACCAGGGCGAACAGCCGGTTTCAGTGTCCGTTCGCTGTGTACCGAAGGGCAGCTATGCGGGCCTTTACACGGATGTCAGCGGCTCCATCCCGGTCGTCTCGGTCACCGCGAACGTCCAATATCCGTCCATTCTCGGAAATCTCGGCATCAACACGGCCGGCCTGTGTGTAACAGGGTCAAGCGAAGCCGCGGTGGTGGGCATATGA
- a CDS encoding TadE/TadG family type IV pilus assembly protein: MITRIARLARSRSGAAGAEFALVLPLFLLLFIGIIDVGRFFWELNKGEKATQVGARMAIVTTPVSPGLIAHNFATGTVPAGSQIPASELTGLKCTSTECVCEGTCAISNLAADATAFDAVVARMKKIHGGITASNVIITYRGSGFGQAGQASGTMEISPLITVTLTGMQFSPGITLGLLNFNMPAFSTTLTAEDVSGIYSE; this comes from the coding sequence ATGATCACGCGGATTGCCCGTCTCGCGCGCTCACGAAGCGGCGCCGCTGGTGCGGAGTTCGCGCTGGTCCTGCCGCTTTTCCTGCTGCTGTTCATCGGCATCATCGACGTCGGCCGCTTCTTCTGGGAACTGAACAAGGGCGAGAAGGCGACGCAGGTCGGGGCGCGTATGGCGATTGTTACGACGCCCGTGTCGCCAGGGCTGATTGCGCATAACTTCGCAACAGGCACGGTTCCTGCGGGGTCCCAGATTCCGGCCTCTGAGTTGACCGGGCTGAAGTGCACGTCGACCGAATGCGTCTGCGAGGGTACCTGCGCTATCAGCAATCTTGCGGCGGATGCCACGGCCTTCGATGCCGTCGTCGCTCGCATGAAGAAGATACACGGGGGGATCACGGCTTCGAACGTGATCATCACGTATCGCGGTTCTGGCTTCGGCCAGGCAGGTCAGGCGAGCGGCACCATGGAGATTTCGCCGCTGATCACAGTGACGCTTACGGGCATGCAGTTCAGTCCAGGCATCACTTTGGGCCTCCTGAATTTCAACATGCCCGCCTTCTCGACCACGCTGACGGCCGAGGATGTCTCGGGCATCTACTCTGAGTAG
- a CDS encoding CpaF family protein produces the protein MSVGDAGAFAKRDIHTDLKVELHQRLIDCINLGALDGMSREQIKEEVGQIVEEELAKQNHALNLVERRRLVDDVLDELLGLGPLEPLLKDATITDILVNGPDHVFVERYGQLEASPVRFKDDKHLLRIIQKIVSAVGRRVDESSPLVDARLADGSRVNAVVPPLALDGSLLSIRKFAKVPISMARLVEIGSIPMQVAEVLKAIVASRRNVLISGGTGSGKTTLLNAMSAFIDNRERIVTIEDSAELQLQQEHVARLETRPANIEGRGEIGQRELVKNALRMRPDRIIVGEVRAGEAFDMLQAMNTGHDGSMTTVHANTPRDALSRLEQMIGMSGIDIPARSARAQIASAINVVVQIARLSDGRRRLISLSEITGMEGDVVTMQEIFRFRQTGVSADGGVLGKFEATGLRPRFLDHAVTHGQTLSNELFRPDARFE, from the coding sequence ATGAGCGTCGGCGATGCCGGTGCCTTCGCCAAGCGTGACATCCACACCGACCTCAAGGTGGAACTGCACCAGCGGCTGATCGACTGCATCAACCTCGGCGCGCTCGACGGCATGAGCCGCGAGCAGATCAAGGAGGAAGTCGGCCAGATCGTCGAGGAAGAATTGGCCAAGCAGAACCACGCGCTCAACCTGGTCGAGCGTCGCCGGCTGGTGGACGATGTGCTCGATGAACTGCTGGGACTGGGGCCGCTCGAGCCGCTGCTGAAGGATGCCACCATCACCGACATCCTGGTGAATGGCCCCGATCACGTCTTCGTCGAGCGCTACGGTCAACTCGAGGCCAGCCCGGTGCGCTTCAAGGATGACAAGCACCTGCTTCGGATCATCCAGAAGATCGTTTCTGCCGTCGGCCGCCGTGTCGACGAGAGTTCGCCGCTGGTGGATGCGCGGCTTGCGGACGGAAGCCGCGTGAATGCGGTGGTCCCGCCACTTGCGCTCGATGGCTCCCTGCTTTCCATCCGCAAATTCGCCAAGGTGCCGATCTCGATGGCGCGACTGGTCGAGATCGGCTCGATTCCAATGCAGGTTGCCGAAGTGCTCAAGGCGATTGTCGCCTCCCGCCGCAACGTGCTCATTTCCGGCGGCACGGGCTCGGGCAAGACCACTTTGCTCAATGCGATGTCGGCCTTCATCGACAATCGCGAGCGGATCGTCACCATCGAGGATTCAGCCGAATTGCAGCTCCAGCAGGAGCATGTCGCGCGGCTCGAAACGCGGCCCGCCAATATCGAGGGCAGGGGCGAGATCGGCCAGCGCGAACTGGTCAAGAACGCGCTGCGCATGCGCCCCGATCGGATCATCGTCGGCGAAGTCCGCGCCGGCGAAGCGTTCGACATGCTGCAGGCGATGAACACGGGCCACGACGGCTCGATGACCACGGTTCACGCCAACACGCCGCGCGATGCGCTGTCCCGCCTCGAGCAGATGATCGGCATGTCGGGGATCGACATTCCCGCGCGATCGGCACGAGCCCAGATCGCGTCGGCCATCAACGTCGTCGTGCAGATCGCCCGCCTGTCCGACGGGCGCCGGCGCCTGATCAGCCTGTCCGAGATCACCGGCATGGAAGGCGATGTCGTCACCATGCAGGAGATCTTCCGTTTCCGGCAGACCGGGGTGTCGGCGGACGGCGGAGTGCTCGGCAAGTTCGAGGCGACCGGATTGCGACCCCGGTTCCTCGACCATGCCGTCACGCATGGGCAGACGCTTTCGAATGAGTTGTTCCGGCCCGATGCGAGGTTCGAATGA
- a CDS encoding type II secretion system F family protein: MIADNLLRIFVLILVFASVILVIEVAVRSFLNARSETRAINERLTMIGRGVSRVETMNRLRRQNDLIVSRLPGFLHGPGRMIERMLMAAGVTTPTGNLLLMIMLAPIVLFSTIIFAALLAGLSIGPGRLFLFAVVAIAIGLAIPLLLLQAKAARRRKKMQEQFPVALDVFVRGLRAGHPVAAALDLLTVEMPDPIGSQFGVVVDEVTYGAELRDALGDLAERWDLDDMRMFVVSLSVQQETGGNLAEILENLSKVIRERTSLFLKVRALSSEGRMTAIMLTLLPVLAFTALFLLNPGFYLDVADDPVFIPGFGGLILLYAIGVFTIRRLVDLKV; encoded by the coding sequence ATGATCGCGGACAACCTTCTTCGGATCTTCGTGCTGATCCTGGTGTTTGCATCGGTCATTCTGGTCATCGAGGTCGCCGTCAGATCCTTTCTGAACGCCCGGAGCGAGACGCGCGCCATCAACGAGCGCCTGACCATGATCGGCCGCGGCGTGTCGCGCGTCGAAACGATGAACCGGCTTCGCCGGCAGAACGATCTGATCGTCAGTCGCCTGCCGGGCTTCCTTCATGGTCCGGGGCGGATGATCGAGCGGATGCTGATGGCCGCGGGCGTCACGACGCCGACCGGCAACCTGCTCCTCATGATCATGCTGGCGCCGATCGTGCTGTTCAGCACCATCATCTTCGCGGCGCTCCTGGCGGGCCTCAGCATCGGTCCGGGACGCCTGTTCCTTTTCGCGGTAGTCGCGATCGCCATCGGCCTCGCCATTCCGCTTCTCCTCCTGCAAGCGAAGGCCGCCCGCCGCCGCAAGAAGATGCAGGAGCAGTTCCCGGTGGCGCTGGACGTCTTCGTGCGCGGGCTGCGCGCCGGCCACCCGGTTGCCGCCGCGCTCGACCTGCTGACGGTCGAGATGCCGGATCCAATCGGAAGTCAGTTCGGGGTCGTGGTGGATGAGGTCACCTACGGGGCGGAACTTCGTGATGCCCTTGGCGATCTCGCCGAGCGGTGGGACCTCGATGACATGCGCATGTTCGTGGTCAGCCTTTCGGTGCAGCAGGAAACCGGCGGCAACCTTGCGGAAATCCTCGAGAACCTCAGCAAGGTGATCCGCGAGCGGACGTCGCTGTTCCTGAAGGTTCGGGCGCTTTCGTCGGAAGGGCGGATGACGGCCATCATGCTGACCCTGCTTCCGGTTCTCGCCTTTACTGCCCTGTTCCTCCTCAACCCCGGCTTCTACCTCGACGTCGCCGACGATCCCGTGTTCATCCCGGGCTTCGGAGGACTCATTCTGCTCTACGCGATCGGCGTGTTCACCATTCGCCGCCTCGTCGATCTGAAGGTCTGA
- a CDS encoding type II secretion system F family protein gives MFENIAGSNAVRIAILVILFAGVCALSFSLVNVGLVRRSARRRLETGGGDVPIEGMIPAGSLRANENEGAWARLVERIEKSGLSLADTKDQSLKQRLAAAGFTSPTAPRVYTLVRLGLVMLLPTLWLLFRWLSPDRPGMVGLYIQCMIAALAGLYLPSLVVSAKADRRQQAIINGFPDALDLMLVCVEAGLGLEAAFARVGQEMTNTHPLIAQQLGNVVLELRAGRSREDALRRMADRAQADEVRAFATLLIQSTKLGSSVAQTLRVYAAEMREKRRLRAEEKAHRLPVLLSVPLVACMLPVMIGVLMLPAVIRVMRSIVPALGGD, from the coding sequence ATGTTCGAGAATATCGCCGGCAGCAATGCGGTCCGCATCGCCATCCTCGTCATCCTGTTCGCCGGCGTTTGTGCGCTCAGCTTCAGCTTGGTGAACGTCGGTCTCGTGCGCCGTTCCGCGCGCCGCCGCCTCGAGACGGGAGGAGGCGACGTTCCCATCGAAGGGATGATCCCGGCGGGGTCGCTTCGCGCCAACGAAAATGAAGGCGCCTGGGCACGCCTGGTCGAGCGAATCGAGAAGTCGGGCCTCAGCCTCGCCGATACCAAGGACCAGTCCCTGAAACAGAGGCTGGCAGCCGCCGGCTTCACCTCGCCAACCGCGCCACGGGTCTACACGCTCGTCCGCCTTGGCCTCGTGATGCTGCTGCCGACGTTGTGGCTGCTGTTCCGCTGGCTGAGCCCTGACCGGCCCGGAATGGTCGGCCTGTACATCCAGTGCATGATCGCCGCGCTTGCCGGCCTCTACCTGCCCAGCCTTGTCGTCAGCGCCAAGGCAGATCGCCGCCAGCAGGCGATCATCAACGGCTTTCCCGACGCGCTCGATCTCATGCTCGTTTGCGTCGAGGCCGGCCTCGGCCTCGAAGCCGCCTTCGCCCGCGTCGGGCAGGAAATGACCAATACGCACCCGCTCATCGCGCAGCAGCTCGGCAACGTGGTGCTCGAACTGCGTGCCGGTCGAAGCCGCGAGGATGCACTCCGCCGAATGGCCGACCGTGCCCAGGCCGACGAGGTTCGTGCCTTTGCCACGCTGCTCATCCAGTCGACCAAGCTCGGCTCGTCGGTAGCGCAGACCCTGCGCGTCTATGCCGCGGAGATGCGCGAGAAGCGCCGCCTTCGCGCCGAAGAAAAGGCGCACCGCCTGCCGGTGCTGCTGTCGGTGCCGCTGGTCGCCTGCATGTTGCCGGTCATGATCGGAGTCCTGATGCTCCCGGCCGTCATCAGGGTCATGCGCAGCATCGTTCCGGCCCTGGGAGGGGACTGA
- a CDS encoding tetratricopeptide repeat protein, with amino-acid sequence MTRLHRLTATAGAILVLSGCVQSGSLSIRTVPGALADGTRSAAFRVAEAQSYFAMGSIGLASEGFRRALREDPDSVDALNGLAACYDRMGRFDLSRGYYERALALAPSDSRLYANLATSLAMQGKDSEAAAVRSELAQLKKAQTAPSIPLAPAAAVATLSSQPVVADAATSIPIAPPAVRPARHVEAGSPGTPHLERVNLAEVMLVTKASTSSPPRPALAALHRPATPPLQGQKPNEVTPTPIVRLLNAARVNRLAASTREQLRTLGWRRIAIGNAPEARAVSAILYPEGSGQAARRLGRELGIDLHKPSKKADVLVVLLGRDKAGQRVRT; translated from the coding sequence ATGACGAGACTTCATCGACTGACCGCCACTGCCGGTGCAATCCTTGTCCTGTCCGGATGCGTGCAGTCCGGTTCCCTGTCGATCCGGACGGTGCCGGGGGCGCTTGCCGATGGCACCAGGTCCGCTGCATTCCGGGTTGCGGAAGCCCAGTCCTACTTCGCGATGGGGAGCATCGGGCTGGCCTCCGAAGGCTTCCGTCGCGCTCTCCGGGAGGATCCGGACAGCGTCGATGCGCTGAACGGCCTCGCCGCCTGCTATGACCGCATGGGTCGCTTCGATCTTTCGCGCGGCTATTACGAGCGGGCACTGGCGCTGGCACCATCCGACAGCCGGCTCTACGCCAACCTCGCGACATCGCTGGCGATGCAGGGCAAGGACAGCGAAGCCGCCGCGGTTCGATCGGAACTGGCGCAGTTGAAGAAGGCGCAGACCGCGCCCAGCATTCCCCTTGCTCCTGCCGCAGCCGTCGCAACCCTGTCTTCCCAGCCCGTCGTCGCAGATGCCGCGACCAGCATCCCGATCGCCCCACCGGCGGTGAGGCCGGCGAGGCATGTCGAAGCGGGCAGTCCGGGCACCCCGCACCTCGAACGGGTCAATCTTGCGGAAGTCATGCTCGTGACCAAGGCTTCGACATCGTCGCCACCTCGTCCTGCGCTAGCGGCGTTGCATCGACCGGCTACTCCGCCGCTCCAGGGGCAGAAGCCGAACGAGGTCACTCCCACTCCGATCGTGCGCCTGCTCAACGCGGCAAGGGTGAACAGGCTTGCGGCCTCGACCCGCGAGCAGCTTCGCACATTGGGCTGGCGCCGGATTGCCATCGGCAATGCGCCGGAAGCCCGTGCCGTGTCGGCGATCCTCTACCCCGAGGGAAGCGGGCAGGCGGCGCGCCGGCTCGGCCGCGAACTCGGCATCGATCTCCATAAGCCGTCGAAGAAGGCCGATGTCCTCGTTGTCCTGCTCGGCCGCGACAAGGCAGGGCAGCGGGTCCGCACATGA
- a CDS encoding tetratricopeptide repeat protein yields the protein MILLAASLLAASPQASLEQAAHALQAGRTGQAREMIRTAMGQGMNGPPVDRLLADLAFGERRWPEAVERYRVLLKTSPADALMLERAGLAALQAGDVEGAVAYLDRAGEQRGASWRVWNARGIAADRQKDWPAADKAYGKGLALRPESAVLLNNAGWSLLLRGRWSEAAERLSRAAALEPSDTRIQANAELAQAAIAARLPSRRAGESDAAFAARLNDAGVVAFVQGDRQKAVAAFTRALEASSQWFTRAANNLAIAEPASAP from the coding sequence ATGATCCTGCTCGCAGCCAGTCTGTTGGCTGCCTCTCCGCAAGCCTCGCTCGAACAGGCCGCGCACGCACTGCAGGCGGGGCGAACCGGGCAGGCGCGGGAGATGATCCGGACCGCCATGGGGCAGGGGATGAACGGTCCTCCGGTCGACAGGTTGCTGGCGGATCTCGCCTTTGGCGAGAGGCGCTGGCCCGAGGCGGTGGAGCGCTATCGAGTCCTTTTGAAGACCAGCCCCGCAGACGCGCTGATGCTCGAACGGGCAGGCCTTGCTGCCCTCCAGGCTGGAGACGTCGAAGGCGCGGTCGCATATCTCGACCGGGCGGGGGAGCAGCGAGGCGCAAGCTGGCGCGTGTGGAACGCTCGCGGGATCGCAGCCGACCGCCAGAAGGATTGGCCGGCTGCCGACAAGGCCTATGGCAAAGGCTTGGCGCTCAGACCCGAAAGCGCCGTCCTGCTCAACAATGCAGGATGGTCGCTTCTTCTTCGCGGGCGCTGGAGCGAGGCTGCGGAGCGGCTTTCGCGTGCAGCGGCCCTGGAACCGTCCGACACGAGGATCCAGGCCAATGCCGAACTGGCGCAGGCAGCCATCGCCGCACGGCTGCCATCGCGCCGTGCAGGCGAGAGCGATGCCGCCTTTGCTGCGCGCCTGAACGACGCGGGAGTCGTCGCTTTCGTGCAGGGCGACCGACAGAAGGCGGTCGCCGCCTTCACGCGCGCCCTTGAAGCGAGCAGCCAGTGGTTCACCCGGGCCGCCAACAATCTGGCGATCGCTGAACCGGCGAGCGCGCCTTAG